One Apteryx mantelli isolate bAptMan1 chromosome 17, bAptMan1.hap1, whole genome shotgun sequence genomic window, AAAATACATATAATGTACATGAAATGACAGCTTTGACTCTCCAGcataatgttttccttgttaaattTGGGAATAGTCACTTTTTAAGGTGTCCAGTGTGtgttgtcttttcttccttttttaatgaaatataacATAAAGATCTTCTTTTCAGCAGCCTTATGATCAGGGATGTTTTAGACAAGATCTGGGGTACTAGCCCTTGTATATGGACTTCAGTGTACTGGTAAACTCCATCATCAATGCATTATTTTATCAGTACAGAGTAACACTGATTCCAAGTCTTCGCTTATTTGCCAGGAAATTTCCTTCCTATTTTATGCATTTCAATACcacatttgaatgtttcattgTGATACTAATATGTGTCACCAACCAAGTTGCTGTTTcagcaaaagcatttttctctgaaatacatGCTGTTTTGTTGCAGGTTACCTTTTCAGGTCATCAATGACAAAAGTAAACCCAAGGCTActccttgatttttattttccagggtttattattttatttacagttCCCTGTAAGAAGAGACAACCCTTTCCCAGTAAGAGTTCTAACACCTTTCTATGTTTCAAATATTAAAGACCCACATGGAAAGGAGAAAGGTATTAAGTGATGAAGGAGGTATTTCTATGGGCTGATATGCATGAATAGAAAACTTGAATCATTATAAATATTACTGTACTACACTTTGGTACAACcaaaaaaatcttcaaagaaaATATCTAATGTTCCCTAAGTCAAATAAAATTCATAAACAATATGAAGAACCACATGAGGGCTTTTATATGTGTAAAAAAATAGTAAGACTACTTGGCTGTATTGCGCATAAGCAATAAAATTAGATTCATTCAGATCCCTTTTAATGTAAGCCTTGTTTCAGGCTGTAAGCAAGAAATGTTCACTGTGCTTTACAAAGGACGACgactagaaaaatcaatgcaaagatccctctcttttcttatttaccatttatcatgAGAGATAAACAAATGAAGTCTCCTCTGAGTCTGAGCGTAGTTGTATTAGCATTTTGCTAGTACCAGGCAGTATACAAAAACAGCCATCGTGTGACACCTCCAACACCTACAGGTAGCTGTTTTAGGGGCACATCCTGGTTTATGGTGAAACAGGTTTAACTCAGCCAGCCTCTTGTACCTGCTCAGTGATATCAGGTTATTATCTCAGTAACTCGAAGGTTGGACTCTCTTGTTCCTATTGCTGACTGGACTGACTGTTCCACCATCCATAAACAGAAGGCATAAAGGTGATTACAAACATAAGAAAGTAGTTTTACATATTGTCTTGCAGTCTTTCCATATAGTCCCTAAGTTCCTTGGAATCACCAAGATTCATATCTTGGCATACCCATTTAATATTATCGTCACTGTCAAATAGAATTGAGTTGGTATAGGGACCTCCATCCTCTGGCAGTATTGTTGTATATGAAGTGAACTTTACACGCTTCTGCTTTGGCCCAGAAGAATTTATAGGTTCacttttaacttctttttcaCAAACGTACTCAGAAGATCTGAGGATATGATTATGAAGAGTCTTCTGAGAACTTCCATTAAGAAGAAAGTTGCTTTCTTCAAACTGCATTCCTCTGTCAATCATGGTAGTGCACTCCTCTGACGGGAGCGAAATGTCAACTGGGTTTTCCAGCAGTTCAACCTCATTTCCAAGCCATACCCAATCATGGGAATGGGGAATGTTGCCTTGCTCACTCACAGCAAACCTTTTATGCCTGTACTTCCAAGCAAAAGCCACACAGTTAATCAAAAAGACCAAGATTGCCAAGCAGAAGACACAGAGCAGGGCATACATGCCAATCTCCAAATCTGTTAATCCTCTTGAAGTCAATGTAAGATCACTTGGATTGTTTTGCTCTGGTATTTCTACTTGTGTAGGGAAACCTGTGAAGGCAGTTGGGTTATTTTGGAGCTGGTCATCCTCCAGCGACTCCTGATCAATGGGAGATGTGGAAGTTGTGCTTTTGTTTGCATTGTCATCATGATTACCAAGGGCTCCATTTTTAGACCATTCTTGTACTGTCCACTCTTGTTCTGCAGGCTTCTCTATAGAATTGCTTGCATGGCTTTTAAAGTCTCTATCCACGTCATCAATATCATTGGTGCTTCCTTTGTGGTCAGAATCTTTTTGACCAAACTTCACTTTGACACTTCCTTTTCCAACAGCCAGAATGCTCTTTCTCTTAGTCTTTTGACATGGCTCGCTGATGACCATTTCAATTTTAATCAGAGGTCCTTGCCCATCCCCTTCTGCTACTATACTAGGCCATTTTGACTGAAGATTTTGGTGTGCAGACACTACCATCTCATCCAGTGAAGTGATGGTGATTGAGAAATCCTTCGAGTCATAAATATCTAAAGGTGTCACTGATCCATCGCTGAACAAAACCCAAGCACTGACTATGGCTTCCTGGGGGAAGACAGGGTGAGAAAAAAATGTATGAAAGGTAAGAGACCACACAGCAGACTCTCAGTCATTTAAGTTTGACATTGGCAAAATAAATATACAGTATAActttggtttattttgtttttcaaaaaagaagTCAAAACTTCTGCTTTACTTATTTACTACTTGCAGGTTTGTATTCTCTAGCTCACTGAGGCATATACCTCCTCTTCAGGAACTATCAAAGAGACTGTCATCTACATTTATTAAAGGGCACTgacaaaaatatttagaaagttCTTTTTTCAGGCTGAAGTAAGAATCCTTTTTTTTGAATGCCAGGACCACATGATGTAAATAATTGTATTTCCAAAGTCCTGGTTAATTAATTTTGTAGAGGACCTATAATGGGGAATCTCTGTAATTCTGCAGTTTTAATGGTATATAATCAATGTGCAGAGTTATTATGGGTCAGAATAGCGATGCTGTTCAGATCATTGACACAAACTAGGTCAAGAAAATACTTGAATGcaatattttaagttttctgtCATGCTTTCAAATATATAATATTACGTGAAACATACAGAAGTGATTGTAGTTTGTTCTGGAAACTATAGAAACACTCACAAAACTGCCATATTTTAATGATGGTTTGACCAAACTAATTTGCTTCCTTATGGAAAATTTTGGGTGCTAAAAAGGTAGTTGCAGATTCTCTAGTGACAGAGTCTCAATTCTATaataaatacaatgaaaaaaatgtatgtgCTTAATTCTGCAGTCTCCTCTGAAGCTGTTTAATTCCTCAGATTATATGGTTCAAAACCACAGTAAGCACAAAACCATCAGAAGATTTCAGCCATGCACATCATGAAAAATTCTACAGATGTATCTAAAAGGTTCTTTTGGCTGAACTGACTCTCTGAGACTATTAAAGCATAGGATTTCTACCTCTGCTTAAGTAGCTACACCATATTTTTCTATAGAAAAAGTGTCTTAAGAGGCATATGCATGCTTTCTATAGCATTTTGCATGCACAGACATGCACATCACTTTCCCTGTGATATGCAGTTCTGCATATCAGCTGTGGAGAGTTTAATGGTCCTTTTGTATGGGTGTTTGCACCTGTAGGAGTTGGTCACGAAGATGAACAGTCCTTGCTATACAAAGTTACAGCTTTTCATGCAGTCATACATTATACTTGCTGTCTACATTTTTCACTAGATAGCTTTTCCCTGGCTTctgacaaaacaaaataaacacattcTAAATACTATTTGAATCATACCTGTTTTGGAGTATGAAGGATATCATAAGCAGAGGTGGTAGAAACGATAGCTCTCTTATTTCCTTTGCTAATTTGCAAAGAGAGGGACAAGCCTGAAACTAGTTGGACTCCTAGATCTGTAATTGTTACACGGTCATCTAGGACTACCACTGTCTTCTCCGCCAAGATGGAATCGGAAAGAGGTGACAGAACcttgaaagagaaagcaaatgtcTTGTATGAAACAGCAGCTTTCTCTGTGTTATAAGGCAAGATAAGACTCTAATCAGCATAACACTTCCAATTAATCTTAAGTTTGTCCCATATGTTTATAAGCTATAGTGATGTTTCCCCAAAACATTATACTCATTTGCTGTTAAATTACTATCTATACAAAAAATAGTTTAATAAAACATCCCATCACTTTAAAATTGCAGCTTTGTTTCAGCTATGGAGTGTAGATTAAATTAAATGGActtattttttcagaagaaaagtcatttttgtaTGTTCTATACAACCTCCTATAAACGCAGTACAGCGGAAGACATAGTGTAAGGCACTGATTAACGTTGAAGCTCAGTAAGGGAAGAAATAAGTGTACAAAGCCTGGCTGGTAGGAACTTGGCCTGACCCCTTTAGTGGCACAGAGGACCTGAATGAAATGAAAGTGAGATTTACAAAATGGTTTTGAAAATGCCACTGGGTGCCTGTCTGCATCTTTCCATGCCAAAATAGTCCTGTCAGTCTGCCCTAAGACCTTGTTTCCAGTACCCTCTGAAGGAGACGGTCATCTTTCTACTGATGCCAGGGACATGGCTCAAGCCCAAAATATCGGAGGTGTGATTCATCTAACCCAACATCAGCCCTCTACAGAGTAGGTAACTGCGTCTGAGCTAGCTGCCTTCTGCTCCTTTACAGTCGAGAGAAATTTTTAGGACCTAAGTCCCTTGACCTCTCTGAGATACTTGCTTTAGTATTAGAAGAGTTGAACCCTAAAAGTGCCCGCTTCGTTGTGTTAACTACAAAGGAAACTTTAGAGTGATTAACACATTACAGATGTGTACACTTCATCAGAGGAGCCGCAACCCTCCCATACTGTTATTTTGATTACAAAATATGCATGAAGATAGATAGAGAGTGAACATAAAGGGactaatttttcaaagatatttGGGCATGTAGAGATGTGTGTAGATCCTTAGTAAAATTTTCTAACAGATTAGGTTTTTAAGTTCCCACTTAAATTCAAAGCAGCTAGTTGTGTGGATCATGCATTCTGTCTCACCGTTCAGAAAATCCCACTGTGTTGCTAGTCACATTTACATGTATAAATCCCTTTGGAAGTTTTACCTAAGTGTATTATATGAAAATGAcaaacagcaaaaatgaaaagCTCTTCAGACTTCCTTTATGTTTAGCATATAGTTTTTTTCagcaattatttttctgaaaataattggATTTTTATAAGGTAAGTAACTATAATTTGTATGCACGCAGAACTCTGCTGAATCTATAGAAATATTTTAGGCTGTACCTGGACCGTGGTGATGCCATGCTCACGACCAACTAGAACTCGGCCATCTTGAAGCTTAGCAATCTTGGGTTCTTCTACCTTCATGAAATCAGTCACAAGGTCAGTGATGTCAAACTGCCACTCAGAACCTAGCATATAGGTCAGGTGGCCTCCAAAATCAGAGGATTCGGCTACAAACTGTGTGAGGACTCGCACCATGGCATGCTGATACTGAAGAGTGCAACCTCTTCCCTTTTTCTCATCATCTTCTTCATCCTCGCTGTCACGGGTAGGCCTGTAAGCAAATCCATGTTTGTTACCTATATTGCCATGATCTCCTTACAACCGTGCAAAGCTCCATTTGCATGGCATTTTTATATTAGAATAATTTTATCATTATCTGCTAACGTGAGAAATGGACAACCAGATTTTGGATGTGTGTGTCAATCTGAGTGCTATGTTTGCACAGCTTTTTTGCACTGTACAATTTAAAAGCTACTTTCACTTCTCTTAGTGGATTCTTTGAGTGGGACCTCCCAGCCACTTGCAAA contains:
- the LOC106489907 gene encoding transmembrane protein 132B-like; protein product: MDFEIDNSSSLTGAQQITWQVEYPRDDSVSDLVVSEIFVSRTMFVGIVPLAMDTEVLNTAILTGKTVSVPVKVVAVQEDGAVVDVSESAECQSADEDVIKVSDSCDSIFVNGKEMKSKVDTIVNFTYQHFTTQLEVTVWVPRLPLQIEISDTELSQIKGWRIPVSSNKRPTRDSEDEEDDEKKGRGCTLQYQHAMVRVLTQFVAESSDFGGHLTYMLGSEWQFDITDLVTDFMKVEEPKIAKLQDGRVLVGREHGITTVQVLSPLSDSILAEKTVVVLDDRVTITDLGVQLVSGLSLSLQISKGNKRAIVSTTSAYDILHTPKQEAIVSAWVLFSDGSVTPLDIYDSKDFSITITSLDEMVVSAHQNLQSKWPSIVAEGDGQGPLIKIEMVISEPCQKTKRKSILAVGKGSVKVKFGQKDSDHKGSTNDIDDVDRDFKSHASNSIEKPAEQEWTVQEWSKNGALGNHDDNANKSTTSTSPIDQESLEDDQLQNNPTAFTGFPTQVEIPEQNNPSDLTLTSRGLTDLEIGMYALLCVFCLAILVFLINCVAFAWKYRHKRFAVSEQGNIPHSHDWVWLGNEVELLENPVDISLPSEECTTMIDRGMQFEESNFLLNGSSQKTLHNHILRSSEYVCEKEVKSEPINSSGPKQKRVKFTSYTTILPEDGGPYTNSILFDSDDNIKWVCQDMNLGDSKELRDYMERLQDNM